The Lycium barbarum isolate Lr01 chromosome 9, ASM1917538v2, whole genome shotgun sequence genome has a segment encoding these proteins:
- the LOC132610875 gene encoding type I inositol polyphosphate 5-phosphatase 4: MRDGSSKKTKLSWPKSLVKKWFNIKNKADDFQADDIVNGGADDEWRNNFSERQAQAPTIKKSKTDKSNRRNADRFHRRKIDLDTSEVTDVNNYRIFVATWNVAGKSPPSNLSLDDWLHTSPPADIYVLGFQEIVPLNAGNVLGTEDNGPARKWLALIRKTLNSLPETSGGYRTPSPVPNPVVELDADFEGSIREEVAPSNFFHRRSFQTLSRSMRAVESEMSMPREAQLDRRFSVCDRGVFGGRPSDYDPYAQWGGSSDDENENGPDDSPVTTHYSPISYSGSVSLEDRDRQPLQSRYCLVASKQMVGIFLTIWIRSDLRDDVRNLKVSCVGRGLMGYLGNKGSISVSMSLHQTSFCFICSHLTSGQKEGDELRRNSDVLEILKKTRFPRVHGIGDDNSPQTILEHDRIIWLGDLNYRIALSYRTAKALVEMHNWRVLLANDQLRIEQRMGRVFNGWSEGRIYFPPTYKYSSNSDRYAGEDTHPKEKRRTPAWCDRILWYGQGLYQISYVRGESRFSDHRPVYSIFLVEVESINRHRIKKNLSCAGSRVEVEELLPHSYGYGGYYY; encoded by the exons ATGAGAGATGGGAGCTCTAAGAAAACCAAG CTTTCGTGGCCCAAGAGTCTGGTAAAGAAATGGTTCAATATAAAGAACAAAGCTGATGATTTCCAAGCTGATGATATTGTCAATGGAG GTGCTGATGATGAATGGAGGAACAACTTCTCAGAGAGGCAGGCACAGGCACCCACTATCAAGAAAAGCAAAACAG acaAGTCGAACAGAAGGAATGCTGATCGTTTTCATCGAAGGAAGATTGACCTTGACACTTCAGAGGTTACAGATGTGAATAATTAccg GATCTTTGTAGCGACATGGAATGTGGCTGGAAAATCTCCACCTAGTAATTTAAGTCTTGATGATTGGCTTCATACATCACCTCCTGCTGACATCTATGTTCTCGG GTTTCAAGAAATTGTTCCTTTGAACGCTGGTAATGTTTTGGGCACAGAAGATAATGGCCCAGCTAGAAAATGGCTAGCACTCATCCGAAAAACTCTGAACAGTCTTCCCGAAACAAGTGGTGGTTATCGTACCCCATCTCCGGTTCCGAATCCTGTCGTTGAGCTAGATGCTGACTTTGAGGGATCGATAAGAGAAGAAGTCGCCCCGTCTAATTTCTTCCATCGCCGCTCATTTCAGACACTAAGCCGTAGCATGAGAGCAGTGGAGAGTGAAATGTCAATGCCACGGGAGGCTCAACTTGATAGGCGATTTAGTGTTTGTGATAGAGGTGTCTTTGGGGGAAGGCCAAGTGATTATGATCCATATGCCCAATGGGGTGGTTCCTCTgatgatgaaaatgaaaatggTCCAGATGATTCACCGGTTACAACCCACTATTCCCCAATTTCATATAGTGGTTCCGTTTCTTTAGAGGACAGAGACAGACAACCATTGCAATCAAGATACTGTCTTGTTGCGAGTAAGCAAATGGTCGGGATATTTCTAACTATTTGGATTAGAAGTGATTTAAGAGACGATGTTCGCAACCTGAAAGTATCTTGTGTTGGCAGAGGATTGATGGGTTATCTTGGGAACAAG GGCTCAATCTCAGTTAGCATGTCACTGCACCAAACAAGCTTCTGCTTTATTTGTAGTCATTTAACATCTGGACAAAAAGAGGGAGACGAGCTGCGGAGAAACTCTGATGTCTTGGAGATTCTTAAGAAAACAAGGTTTCCAAGGGTTCATGGCATAGGAGATGACAACTCTCCTCAAACAATCCTCGAGCATGA TCGGATTATATGGCTTGGGGATTTGAACTATCGGATTGCCTTGTCTTACCGAACTGCCAAGGCACTTGTGGAGATGCATAATTGGAGGGTGCTGTTAGCAAATGATCAG CTACGGATAGAGCAGAGGATGGGACGCGTTTTTAATGGATGGAGTGAAGGAAGAATATACTTCCCCCCGACATACAAGTATTCAAGTAATTCAGACAGATATGCAGGAGAGGACACACACCCAAAAGAGAAACGAAGAACCCCTGCTTG GTGTGATCGAATATTATGGTATGGTCAAGGCTTATATCAAATATCATATGTTCGTGGAGAGTCCAGATTCTCAGACCATAGACCAGTTTATAGTATATTCTTGGTTGAGGTCGAGTCCATCAACCGCCATCGTATAAAGAAAAATTTGAGTTGCGCTGGCTCTAGGGTTGAAGTTGAAGAGTTATTACCGCATTCATATGGATATGGAGGATATTATTACTAA